A stretch of Polypterus senegalus isolate Bchr_013 chromosome 3, ASM1683550v1, whole genome shotgun sequence DNA encodes these proteins:
- the shisa4 gene encoding protein shisa-4 — MKRLASFLWPLLLAWMSGDSASANEDCLWYVDRNGTWHSGRDCPLLSFCCGNCYHRYCCLDTYRLFTERQQKHCMVMQMSPTMIAGIASSILLFIAIVAIVLCCFMCSCCYLYQRRQQRRTPYEGPGQNIQMSGYPLDPSYPPQGKVPDYQYPGYPAGQYYQPPMAQPYPPVMPPQYPAAGPQYFQPPMDPAYAQAPPPYGQVHIGPP; from the exons CTTCTGCAAATGAAGACTGCCTGTGGTATGTGGATAGAAATGGTACTTGGCACAGTGGCAGAGACTGCCCTCTGCTCTCCTTCTGCTGTGGGAACTGCTACCATCGCTACTGCTGTCTGGATACATACCGCTTGTTTACTGAAAGGCAGCAGAAGCACTGCATGGTGATGCAGATGAG tcCCACCATGATTGCTGGCATCGCCTCTTCCATATTGCTGTTTATAGCCATTGTTGCCATAGTGCTCTGCTGCTTCATGTGCTCCTGTTGTTACCTGTACCAGCGTCGGCAGCAAAGGAGAACGCCCTATGAAG GACCAGGTCAGAACATCCAGATGTCCGGCTATCCGTTAGATCCATCATACCCACCTCAAGGCAAAGTACCAGACTACCAGtacccagggtatccagcaggacaGTACTATCAACCTCCCATGGCTCAGCCATACCCACCTGTAATGCCCCCACAGTATCCTGCTGCAGGGCCACAATATTTTCAGCCACCAATGGACCCAGCATATGCCCAAG CTCCACCTCCCTATGGACAAGTGCATATTGGCCCGCCGTAA